The following is a genomic window from Rutidosis leptorrhynchoides isolate AG116_Rl617_1_P2 chromosome 8, CSIRO_AGI_Rlap_v1, whole genome shotgun sequence.
CAAAGCTTCTAGCGCGCAAAGAAGTTAAAGATACCGGAAAACAGTTCAACATGATTGCTGCTTCATGGATTCAGTTCATGATTCATGACTGGATTGATCATCTTGAGTCAACAAAACAGGTTATTCGCAACCCACATTCATCATTTAACATCGAACTTATAATGCTTAACTATAGAATTAGATGAAGTTGAAATAAATAACACATCATGATTCATAACCATGCATGCATTTTTAATTTCAGATTGAGCTCAAAGCACCAACAGAAGTAGCCAGTGAATGCCCTCTTAAATCCTTCAAGTTTGATGAAACTAAACAAGTTGATACTGGTTTAGACGATATTAAGAAAGGTCATCGCAATATCAGAACTCCTTGGTGGtatgatttttataaattaaaattgaTATAAACATTCATTTTAATATATACTCATAATATGAAGTTAATTActgatacttgtatatatatatagggatgGTAGTGCAGTGTATGGAAGCAATTCACATGCGGTGAATCGCGTTAGAACATTCAAGGACGGAAAACTCAAGATCTCAAAAGATGGTCTACTTCAACATGATGAAGATGGGTTGGCTATAGCAGGCGACATTCGTAATAGTTGGATTGGCGTTTCAACGTTACAAGCCCTTTTCATCCACGAGCACAATTCTGTTTGTGACGCGTTAAAGGTACATATATACACATCAATTAGCATGTGTAATCAAGTTTGTTCAATACACTAGAAACATGCATTAAATTTTTAATTACTTATACTttacataattataataatcagAAAGCGTATCCTGATTTTGACGATGATAAATTATATCATCATGCAAGATTAGTTACTTCTGCGGTGATAGCTAAGATCCACACCATCGATTGGACCATCGAGCTTCTTAAAACAGATACCCTTGAAGCTGCCATGAGGATTAACTGGTATACTATTTTCCTAAACTAATTATTACTGTATTATAACCATCACAAGATAACACACTGGTTGAGACTTTGAGTTTTTGTAAGAGGTCTCATGTTAGAATCCTGTCtaggacgaatatttagtggtaGTTAGGGATGAGTTGAaaacagccagggagtaatccTGCTCGGCTATGTACATCAGAGTATATGGGGTTGGATTACTCGTCTTCTCGGGTAGCCCGAACAGGAAAAACCTTCTGCCTTTTTTTTACTACTGTTTTATATATACGTTACTACTTAATTTCATGAAATATCACAATGTACTAATGTTTATTTGAAAATTTGTGAATTCAGGTATGGGATATTGGGGAAAAGAGTTAAGGACATATTTGGGAATGTTGGAGGAGCCATTTTAGGAGGTCTTGTAGGGTTAAAGGAACCAAATAACCATGGCGTACCATACTCGCTAACCGAAGAGTTTACAAGTGTTTACAGAATGCACTCTCTTTTACCTGATCAACTTCATATTAGGAATATCAATTCAACACCAGGACCAAACAAGTCTCCAAAGTTGGCTAAAAAGTAAGTCATTTTGGAGCCCACATAAATAGATGTCATGTAGCTTTCTTTCTTGACTTACATATTAAACTTGACAAAGAGATAATATTGCTTTAAGAAAtatgtttaaataataatatttataaatttgatTACAGGGTTGACATGATAAATTTGATTGGTAAGAATGGTGAAAAAGAATTATCAGAAATTGGATTAGCAACACAAATGGCATCAATGGGACATCAAGCATGTGGTGCACTTGTGCTATGGAATTATCCAAACTGGCTTAGGAACATCGTGCCTCAAAACGTCGATGGCACAGATCGTCCTGATCATATCGACTTAGCCTCACTTGAGAGTACGTTTCATCTTCCATTATtaaacttttctttatatatatatatatatatatatatatatatatatatataacgatttttaTAACGACAACT
Proteins encoded in this region:
- the LOC139861255 gene encoding alpha-dioxygenase PIOX-like; the encoded protein is MKFSLTSYAKSLIFSPIKRFIHNDFHEIFETMSLIDKLLFLILHGVDKSGIGWHRLPVFLGLIYLAIRRRLHDGYNLIKVGKSAEVEVRFNPDDVAFRTANGKFNDPHNAYAGGEGTFFGRNVLPVDQKDKLLKPDPMVVATKLLARKEVKDTGKQFNMIAASWIQFMIHDWIDHLESTKQIELKAPTEVASECPLKSFKFDETKQVDTGLDDIKKGHRNIRTPWWDGSAVYGSNSHAVNRVRTFKDGKLKISKDGLLQHDEDGLAIAGDIRNSWIGVSTLQALFIHEHNSVCDALKKAYPDFDDDKLYHHARLVTSAVIAKIHTIDWTIELLKTDTLEAAMRINWYGILGKRVKDIFGNVGGAILGGLVGLKEPNNHGVPYSLTEEFTSVYRMHSLLPDQLHIRNINSTPGPNKSPKLAKKVDMINLIGKNGEKELSEIGLATQMASMGHQACGALVLWNYPNWLRNIVPQNVDGTDRPDHIDLASLEIFRDRERSVARYNEFRRSLFLIPISKWEDLTDDQDAIDTLREVYDDDVEQLDLLVGMAAEKKIDGFAISETAFVIFIAMASRRLEADRFFTSNFNEEVYTRKGFEWVNTTESLKDVLDRNFPEMTDRWMNSTSAFSVWDDVPKPHNPIPIYLRFPKSSSKQA